Within Pempheris klunzingeri isolate RE-2024b chromosome 24, fPemKlu1.hap1, whole genome shotgun sequence, the genomic segment caatggagtctggtagcttaTAGCCAGGACATAGTGGGCGGTCTGTCGCTTTCtcagtttctttgtgttgttttgtcactttgctgttttaaagggtcggttcggatccaacacaatatttgtctggtggttttggagAGAGTGATATAGAGGCTGTGAccttccaggtctctctctgtagggatcctttccataatgttgtcaggcacttagaataacactctgagcctgtcagggcaaaaacaagcactttcttGTTCACCGGCTGTTCTTGGCTGCCGGtggaggcgatctactggaccacttccaaaAGTTTACATACTAATCAATTAAAACCCTAATTATGTATAAATAGGGCCAAGGTTTTAAAATACGGACGTTATCCTTCAAACTGGTGCCATTACAAATATTATGATATCATGTTTTCTGCCCAATTAAGGGTTTGATTTGTACAGATGGACCTGTTTCTCATTTTAATTCCAAACCTGCAAAAGCAGTGAATAGTTCATACCCTGTCGACATGCCAGTGCTGTAACGTGAAGGTGTTCAGTGTGGAATCAGTCTGTGGTTTCATTTTCCTCAGGTCAAAGTGTGGAACAGCAACAGCGGGCTCTGCTTCGTCACCTTCACAGAGcacaccagcagcatcaccaaCGTCACCTTCACCTCCAGCGGCTTCGTCATCGTCAGCGCTTCTCTGGACGGGACGGTCAGAGCGTTCGACCTGCACAGGTGACGCTCGGTGACGagactgagcacacacacacacacacacacacacacacagaccggAAACATGTTGAAAGGATCCGAGGAGGCGCTGCGTAAATCCGTGTGTGTCTATTTCTTTATTACAGGTACAGAAACTTCAGGACGTTCACGTCGCCTCGGCCTGCGCAGTTCTCCTCCCTGGCAGTAGATGTCAGTGGAGATTTGGTGAGCGCCGGAGCCCAGGACTCCTTTGAGATCTTTCTGTGGTCGATGCAGACGGGCAGACTGCTGGAGGTAGGCACAGAAAGTCATGGATTAATACTTCTGTATGTCTCCATTCTCTATTTAGAGGTTTTCCATCAAATGGCTCATGTTGAAATatctgcctcctctctgtgatGAACTAGGTCCTAGCGGGCCATGAGGGCCCGGTCAGCTGCCTGTGcttcagtccagtccagtccatcCTGGCCAGCGCCTCGTGGGATCGCACCATCCGGCTGTGGGACATGATGGACAGCTGGCAGGTCAAAGAAACCCTTCCCCTCAGCTCTGATGGTAAATCTGATCCCTGACTCAACCGTCTTTGCTGTAACCTGGTCATTTGGTATTTTGATCTGTCCACTGTACACACAAAGGGGCACAAATAGGAGGATTTCACTGCAGGGCACTGCAGGAACAAGAGCATTTGTGGAGCAAATCATTTTTAATCCACCAAGGGTCTAATTTGCCTAATCTTCTAGGTTCTTCAAATGCAAACAGGAAACTTTTAAAAGGgacttttagtttttagtttagttcgTCTGTTTCCAAAAGTTCAAACTTCAAACACTAATAACGGCTTTAATAAACAGTTCCTGGGTTCGCAAATTATAAGTGGTTTAAGATTAATGATACtataaaatttaaaatcccTTTTATGGTGAATGGTGCATAGAAATTTTGTAGATATTCACGAGGATGACTAAACCATTGGCCTGAATTTTTTGGAATAACATAAAAGTAACTGTCATTACGACTGCCAAATCACCTTTGGGTCTTTGATAGATGATGTAGAGCTACTCTGCTTTAAgtgaacacactcacagtgtttctgtgtgttttttttcctcaggttTGTCAGTGGCTTACCGGCCCGACGGTCAGGAGTTGGCTGTGGCCACGCTGAACGGTGAGGTGTCTTTCTGGAACCcccacacagccacacaaagCGGCTCTGTGGCCGGACGCCACGACCTGGCGACGGGCCGCAAGGAGACCGATAAAATCACAGCCAAGCAGTCTGCAAAGGGCAAGTAAGTGAGAGAACCGGACCAAACCATAGAGGAGGTTTCATGAGATTGTGTGGGCATCAATTCAGGTTgtatttcatgctttttttttaaggtcCTTCACGTCGCTGTGCTACTCTGCGGATGGGGAGTCGATTTTGGCGGGAGGCCAGTCCAAGTTTGTGTGCATCTACAACGTCAAAGAGCAGATGCTCATGAAGAAGTTCGAAATCTCCTGCAACCTGTCGTTTGACGCCATGGAGGTACGGCCTCACCTTCAGCTCAGTCACAGCTGTTAGAGTCCTGGTATTAGATGTTATTGTTGTTAGACTGTTAGAGAGGAAAATACAGGAAAATGATGGTCTTTTAAGTTTAGTTCGCACCTGTTTGATGTTTCATGGGAAAACTGTGGGGTGATTttataacagtgtgtgtgcagatgtagAATACACACACTAACTCTGTCCTTGTGAGGTCCCTGTTCTCTGATTCATGCTGTGGTCCCACATTACCTGCAGGAGTTCCTGGACCGCCGGAAGATGACGGAGTTCGGCAGCCTGGCTCTGGTGGACGAAGGAGCCGGAGACGGAGACGGGGTCAACATCAGCCTGCCTGGAGTCAGGAGAGGTGCGACGCCCTCTTCGACACTTACAGCTCTTTAAAGATATTTTAGCTTTTCCTCCAGACAAGTGATTTATTTGCTAGATGACTCAATGTCATGCTTATTTGCTATaaacatcttgtttgttttttctctctgtgtttcttacAGGTGACATGAGTTCTCGACACTTCAAGCCAGAGATCAGAGTGAGCTCGCTGCGGTTTGCTCCTACTGGTAGGTGACAGGATAACGGGTGGAGATGTTTCTTGTTGGCGTTGTGAGACAGTTGCGTCTTTGTAGGCTGTGTTGGGAAACTGGTGTGCACTAGTCAATAAACTGGTTGCATGTATTGTCAGGTCGCAGCTGGGCGGCCACCACCACCGAGGGCCTGCTGGTCTACTCCCTCGATGGGTCTCTCATCTTCGACCCCTACGACCTCGACCTGGATGTGACGCCGGCCAGCATACACAAGCAGCTGCGGCTACAGCAGTGGACGTCGGCCATCGTCCTGGCGTTTAGACTCAACGAAAAAGCcctcaaacaggaagtgctggaAGCGGTGCCGCACGAGCAGAGTGAGCAAACCATCCTTCATCACAATACCACTGCTAGGCAACATGGACGCCAAAAGGCTCCTCGTTTACAACGTGTGGAAGCCACAGAGGCATCTCAACATTTGTCTCagacatgaaattaaaatgaaaacatattacCTTATCGTCCACTGATTAATGAGCATCCATGACTCCCgtcatttctgaaaatgtcaataaaaatgtATGGACTGATAGTTCATATGGATTCTTAATGTAAAAACTGTGAACACGACCCTGTATGAAGGCACCAGCACTCCTAAAGCATAGCCTGTTTTATGGTCTATTTTCTCTGAATGGGACCATAATTAACAAGTGAGCATCAAGTTATAATGAAGAGGACGTGAAATTAGCTACCGAgtccataaactcattaggaaaatgtttgctgagctaataaatcaagtgagaattaggctcatttcctcatagacttccatccagTCTGACTTCTGGTGTGGtaccagcagagtcgccccctgctggacattagaaagaatgcaggttaaATGCTCTTCAATTGCTACGTCCATTTCTTTTATGCAGTCTACACTCACAACACAGTGACTTGGCTATGGCTTAAATACTGTCTGTTCTCCAGTCGCAGTAGTTTGCGGCTCTCTCCCCGACATCTACGTTGAGAAGCTGCTGGACTTCGTGGCGGCGTGTTTGGAGAAATCAGGTCACCTGCAGTTCTACATGACCTGGGCCCAGAGCCTGCTCATGCTGCACGGACAGAAACTCAAGAACAGGTCCGCTCCCGTCCCTTATTATGGTTTTATTAAGTGCACGTGAAAGTCTCGATATGATTTTGTGTGACTGTACCTGATTATCTTTATCTTGCATGCAGGTCGGGAGCCATACTGCCCACACTCCAGGCGCTGCAGAAGAGCATCCAGAGACACTATGACAGTCTGTCCAAGCTGTATGTCTCACTAGTTTTGGCTCAGAGTTCCATCCTATAGTAAGTAGCCAAATTGGTTCAAATCAGTAACTGcgaatgtgtgttttctctgcacagGTGTGACTTTAACATGTACAACATTCGCTACGCGGAGGCCCTGTCGAAGCAGAGAGGCATGAAGagagcagctgaggaggaggaggaggaggagggggaggatgaaGAGCTGTCTGATCAGATGAGCGAGGCCTCCTTGGAGGGTGCAGACATGATACTGTAGTCCTGAAGCCAATCCAGTTCATTCCAACAACATGGAAGATATCACTGCAAATACAGAAGAATTATGTTGGACTGTTAAAGCAAACTTCGGTggtcagaaaacattttgtaaactgtttttcttttttaaataaatgattatctGTGAAGatgcttgtttttatgtttgctttAGCCTGCACTCATTTGGTCATTATGTCTGGGCTTGAtctacaaatgaaaacaagttgAAATGGCATCTATGTGTGCAGTGTCCATCTCCAGGGTCGTGCTCATGTGCTCCCAGGCAAACGGTAGTAGATGTAGTCCCCctctgacattaaaaaaaactacaaaaaaggGAGGTAATCAGAACCAGCATCTTTAGTATCTGAGCcacagacatttattttgtacatttagtGCTTTTAATGCACATAATGCCTTAGAAAATGGTAAatttttattatctattatttagGTTATCTATCAttttaatgtatatattttttttaattaaagtaaaatgCCAACAAAATTAGTGGAAATGCATGAACTACGACCCCGGATCGAATCAAACTACCATTCCCAGCAGCACTTGCGGCGGCGGAGCGGAAGAGGCGGAGTTTGAGTCAAAATGAGGGAAAATAAGAACATGTCCGAGTCCCCCTCTCAAGCGGGAAAAGAAATACCGgcgaaaaaacaaaaactaagcAGTGACGAGAACAGTAACCCCGATTTATCAGGAGACGAGAATGTAAGCAGTCAAAGTGTGTTGTTTCTTCGGCGACAGATGACACATTAATAGCTTCTAGCGAGTTAGCATCGTGCTAAAGTAGCCGGCTAGCTAAAGTGGTTAGCTAGCAGCTTTTGttcatgtggattaaaacagcTGGTGTGATTTAGCTCTCTGTCCGTGCAAAACACACTTCACACAGTTTCATATTAATTTAATGTAAGCACATAGAATACTTTGGCTTTACCCTCAGACTGCAGTCATTAAAGTGTAACTCaggttagcattagcagtagCAGCTAATGGAAGTTGATGAGGAAGGGGATTCATTGAAACGTGCTTTGTGGCAGAGTTTATTTAAGGTGTGGTGGAGAGGCTGAAGCTTGAGATatgatataattaaaaaattgaTCAGTTATATGTACCTGAACCTCACAATAATGGAGTTGACCATCTATTATTAGATATAAGCTTGTTTAGTGCTGTTTTAGTGCCCCAATACTTGAAGTAAATAATGTCAATGCTGCAGTAACAAGATGCTAAGAAGAGCATGGCTGTTAGAGATCTGCATCAGTTTAATGCTGATTATTATACACAGGTTTTTGCTAAACAACATGGTCTGTGTTTACTTGTTGGTGATATGTCTATAAGAGTGTGAACACAGCTGCAGCCATCAGACAGATATTAATAACAAACTGTTGTGTAGGTGATGAAAGTGCAGGTCAGATTAGTGTCATTCCTCCACATCACCGTTATCTTCTTTGCGTTTGTAGGATGATGCTGTCAGTGTTGAGAGTGGGACCAACGCAGAGCGCCCAGACACACCCACTAACACCGCCAGCACTCCGGGCAGAAAGAGCTGGGGAAAGGGCAAGTGGAAGTCCAAGAAGTGCAGATATTCATTTAAGTGTGTCAACAGTCTGCGGGTGAGTACAGACACCAGCTTTAACAACATGTTGAGCCCTGCGTTCATCATTTCTTTGACCAGAAACTTGCTTAGTAGCTTTGGAATTACCACCAGATTACATGcatatatttactgttttagCAAAAAAAACCTACAGAATTACCTATATGCCTAAATAGCCGGCATAAGTCAGGCGACTTGTGTTCACGTCACCCTCTGAACTTCATTAATAATGACGTCATTGTTCCCGCAGGAGGACCACGGTCAGCCGCTGTTTGGAGTCCAGTTTAACTGGCACACTAAGGAGGGAGACCCACTGGTGTTTGCCACCGTTGGGAGCAACAGGGTAAGTGATGAGGAAGTCATGTGGTCTTCTTTTGGACTACAGCAGCCATGTAAACTATCTATATGGCAGGACTGTATgtcttttaatgtattttagcTAATATATACACTTAAATTTCTAACCTGTTTTTCCTAAAAACCTCCTTTTGGTTTTCATCTGTTGTTGTCTTGTTCCATACTTAaccactgctgccttttctTCACCAGGTTACTCTGTATGAATGTCACTCTCAGGGAGAAATGAGACTCCTGCAGTCTTATGTCGATGCAGACGTATCCTTTCACTTGTTAAACTGGCTCCTTCCTCGTTGTCTCATCTGTCACTCAAACACAGCTTCAGGTCCAGCAGCTTTTACATAATAACCTACACTGGACCAACATAGACATATTTTAATCCTTGTCACCTGAGCTAACTGATGATGCCATAATTTACTGTTTACTTTAGACTTTAGAAAAAATGgcacagcaaaaacacagctgttgtaTTTGGAGTTGTTTCTATCTGATTTCCTTGATCAAATTTGCGTAAAGGCAGATGAGAACTTCTATACGTGTGCCTGGACCTACGACACCAACACAAGCCATCCACTGTTGGCTGTTGCCGGGTCCCGCGGCATCATTCGGGTGATCAACCACATCACAATGCAGTGCATCAAGGTGAGGGTGAACATGTAGACACTGGTTTATAGGTGCCTTGGACTAAATATGGCTGCTGAGACCAGGGCGCCCcaataaatgcattcatttacaatgtgtgtgactgaatcAAGATCATGTCTACAATCACAACCCGTTCTTCTCCAGCATTATGTAGGTCATGGAAACGCCATCAATGAGCTCAAGTTTCACCCACGGGATCCAAATCTCCTCCTCTCCGTCAGCAAAGGTGAAAAAACCCTGCTATAACCTTCAATGTGCTTTATATACAATTAAACTATGACACAGAAAAGCCTGTGATATCACAGCAGGTCACGTATTGCTTCTGTTTGGcaaatgcagcagcagggaCCGCGTGAAAACATGGACTTTGGTGGTTTTATAGATGTCATCTCGACACGAAAAATCCTCCCTCATCATCTATTTTGCTCCCTCCTTTGTGGCAAATAAAGTAAACGAAGTAGGTGTAGTAGTGGTAAACAGTAGGTGTTGTCCGGGACTATAACACGGCTCGAGGATGGCAGGGATGGGTTGTTTATTACCTTGTGATTGTCAGCTGGTTCAGTAATGTCTCCGGGCCCAGGTGACAGCAGACAGCACTGCCTCTGGGACATGAGGGTCATGTGAAGTTTAATCTTTAATTCGATCAGGTGAATGTTGACTGGACACTTGTAATGTTATGTCCAGTTACTGTCTGCCATGAATGTTAATTATAGCAGCTTAAACTCTTTGATAATAGTAATTAGAATCATGTGTTCATTGCATTTTGTTGATGAGTTGTTGTTTCTTCAGATCATGCCCTTCGTCTATGGAACATACAGACGGACACATTAGTGGCGATATTTGGCGGTGTGGAGGGTCATCGAGATGAAGTCCTGAGTGCTGTGAGTGTCGTTTCATCAGCCCCCACCGGTACTAACAATAAACCCCAAACAGTACCTGGATTTacatggtttttgtttttcctctccgCTGCAGGATTTTGATCTTCTGGGCGAGAAGATCATGTCATGCGGGATGGACCACTCCCTAAAACTCTGGCGGATCAACTCAGAGAGAATGCAGAAAGCCATTCGAGGGTCTTATGAGTACAACCCCTCCAAGACCAACAGGTAAAACAGTCAAACTCAGTTTTTACCTCGTAGGCACTCAAatccacatttttttaaaactctcaTCATCATGTTAATCATCATCTCATGCTTTTCTTCAGGCCTTTCGTCTCACAGAAAATTCACTTCCCTGACTTCTCAACACGAGACATCCATAGAAACTATGTGGACTGTGTGCGGTGGCTGGGAGATCTTATTCTTTCTAAGGCAAGTTAGTCGTAAACTTAATGATGCCTTAAGTGGCTTTtgaagtattcagacccctttAACTTAAAATCGATGAAACAGGCAGTTTGGCAACACAGTAATCTATAATTACTGTGCAGATTTATGAAGCTGAAATCAGTCCCGTTGTCATTGTGGGTCATTCTGTGCAGAATAAATTGCCAAACAGGTCAAGTTGATCCATTTTGAATGAAAGCTTCCATAATAAAGTGGAAATCCTGGACGGTAAAATGTGGACTAAAGTCAGAAGGTGATCTTGAATTTGTCCCATTCTGAAACACTTGTCCTGCAAAAAGGTCAAATTTAACAATATACATTTCAACaatttaaaatgctgcatatgTAGCTGATAAATCATCTTTTGTTGCTTCCCGTCTCGCTGCAGTCCTGTGAAAATGCGATTGTCTGCTGGAAACCAGGAAAGATGGAGGACGACATCGATCACATTAAACCGAATGAGTCGAATGTGACGATTCTGGGACGCTTTGATTACAGCCAGTGTGACATCTGGTACATGCGCTTCTCCATGGACTTCTGGCAGAAGGTGACGCCACCTATTCCCCATTTGTAGCTGCAAATATGATCATTTTGTCCCATTTTGAATCTTATACGTTTGTGACTAACAATACAACACAGATGATCTGAGCTGACGTCGTTTGAGTATTTTCAGCTGTAATCATGGTGGTGAAAGTGCAGCGTAGATCTGATCCCGTTGCTGATGTCTGGTTTCTGGGGTGCTGGTTCACAGATGCTGGCTCTGGGAAACCAGGTGGGGAAGCTTTATGTGTGGGACCTGGAGGTGGAAGACCCACACAAAGCAAAGTAAGTGAGCAGCCCTGCAGGCGAGGAGGCTTTTATCCCAACAGATGAGTCACAGTTTTCATCTCAATTGACAGCCAGGATGCTCCCTTTGTCAGCGACGATGACTGTCAGCTAAATCCCTCAAATATGAATGGAATTTAATGCACGTTTCACACCAGACTGATGTGTCGTGAAGCAGGATTAAACGTTACACAAACACCTCAGTGTGATGTATTCACTGCCTGCACTGACGGCTTAGGTGTCACTGTCAGCGGACAGGGTGGAGGCGAAGTCACAAACGTGACAGTACAGCAGCTTGGTGGAGCCTCTAATGTCTGATGGTGATTCGTGAGGTTGATATAGTTTTTATATaagagacgcacacacacacataaatatttaaaaaatgatacgTTAACAAAACCTGGGAAAAGAAAGCAGTCCCACATGTTCCCAGTTCTCCTTTTGTTTGACTCAGTATCCTCATTCATGGCTGAAATAGCATCAAAGAAGGATGGGGAATGATACAGCtctattaaattattcatttatttaaaggagaactctggtatttttaaagccctatttttacatccttcgggttcaaaatgacttgtaggtacaaaaagtttggGAATTGGTCCCGTTGTCTCAGCAGGGAGCAACAAAACGGGCTGTGATGTAACCTCACCGGTCAAAGCAGGTCCACTAAAGGTTCAGAGGCTCCGATTGTTGTtctatggaaaggatccctgcgGAGACAGACCATTGacaacaatgagctgaaactgtAATTGTAAATTGATTTGCATCAGTTGAGACACAATTAATCCACAACTTTGATGTACATGTACACGTGTCAGTCCAAAACCCAACGCTGATCAGCTGACAGCGGAGAAGCGAGGCCACACTCCTGTCTGACTTTTTATAGACTAGCAAATTACCAGAAAATCATAGTTCACCAAcagattattaaaaataatcagtcatttaaaacattGCAAAACATGATCAGATAGTTTTGACTGCTGCGTTGTTGCTTCTGTCTGTTTCGTTTGCTGTTTGCAGGATTTGTGTGTGATGGCTTGTGATGGTGTGTTTTGTCGCTCTGCTCCCCAGGTGCTCCACACTGACCCTCCCCAAATGCACGTCGGCCATCCGGCAGACGAGCTTCAGCCGCGACAGCAGCATCTTGATAGCCGTGTGCGACGACGCTTCAATCTGGCGCTGGGACCGACAGCGCTGAgcacttttcctttttccttttttttctttttgtggttcCTGTTGCGTCCCCGTCAACCTGCAGCCCTGTTGTACAGATCTACACTGCAAGAAATGTCCGTTTGAACATTTAGTCTCACGTGTGGTCTAAAAATACAGCGTTTCCTTAAAAGAAGTGAGAAACCGTGCCAAGGCGAGATTATTCCTTTTGTGACTCTGGCCAAGgagattgttttcatttcctgtttgtctgcCAGCCGGAccttggagaaaaaaacaacagattgcTAAGAAGTTTAAAGGTTGACGACAGACAAAGGAGCATTTTATATCCACCAAAACATcaggatttattcatttttcaaccTCAGCAGTGATTGTAAAGACACTTTGTTCCAAATTTTAATTTAACGTTTTAAATTGAAGGAGTGAATTAATTCTAACATCGTGCTGGTGAACAGATGagtagtggtggaggtgaagtGCCTTTAGCTTCCTATGCAGACACGTCAGAAACAATTGGATCACTCAGCCAGTCCCTCCAGTTCTCTGCAGTCagggacatttttctgcaaaTCCTTCACACAAGAGGAATCGTCTGTATCTCAGTCAGTTGGCAGATTTTTGTCACTTGCTTTAGGAAAAATAAGACAACAGATGAAAAGACCAAagatggattttcttttttgcagtgttttatattcatttgttcaaatttaaaaaaaaaatgaagatttttgtttttttcttctttcctttgcaTCAGTTTTTAATGCCCCCTTGGTTCGCTTtgttccccctcttcctcttcctcctcctcctcctcccacctccacacactcaataaaatgtattttgtaaatatattctgGAGTCAGTGTGTGCAGTTACTggtctgcttttattttagcACAAGTCAGatgaaattgtcatttttagcagcatttttcatttctgaggcagaaaattgttttattttgaaaatttggACTGAATGTCCTACAATAAAAGTCTTCTGAAGGGAGGGGAAGACAGCTGCTCCTGCCTTCTTATTAAGTCCTTGTATAATAATGTATGGAGTCCTGAATAAAACGTATTTTCCTACAGTTTatctctgcagatcctctcaggATGAAATGCACTTTTAATTGAGTCTGCTCTTTCTTCTCCAACATGCACAGGTCATGTGACTGGAGTCTTTGTCCACCCTCCCCTTGTGAACCCCCTCTGATCAAAACCCTCCAACTCCGGAcctgagctaaaaaaaaaatgacgtGTCGCCGGAGTGCGCGCCGGCGCTGCGCTGCGCTCCCCTTATCTCCAGGACCCGGACGGAGCGCTTGCCCACTGCGGACTTTTGCCCTCCGACTTTGATAGGTGAAGATAAGCCGAGCTGCGCCAGAGCTTCCTCGAGCATGTTTTCCCCAAAGTCGCCCAAAAGCGTCTCCAAGTATGTCTCCAAGTCGTCGCGCGGCGCCGGGGGGGAGCAGTTCTGCATGGTGGAGTGTAAGCCGGACTGcacctgcagcaggagagcCTGTGCGCCAGAGTGCAAGGTaggcctgcagctgctgccctgCCAGGGATGATCCTCTGTCTGCTCTTTGGTCTGAAGGTGTGACTGGAAAAGCTTCATCGGGCCTCCAACACtttgttttcagtcactttGCTCAGAGACATTAGTGCTGATGGTCACTGTGGGTCAGAGGCCACAGTTTCACCTATCAGTTGatcacagtggtggaaagtacaCAGTAACCACACAGAGTGCTCTGCTCTTCTACTGTACTGCTCTTCAGGTCTGTTACTTTGGTTTGACATCAAATCTGTTCAGGAAGAGTAGTTCAAATGGTCTCCGTGACCTCTtacaacactgacatgaatgCATCAATCATATGTTAATATGTAACTTACTGTGATGTGTTATTTTGCCAAGCATAGGCTACTAAAGATCTGATTATTTCACCACCTGTTGATTCATCAATCAGTCCATTTCAGTAGTCAGTATCCTGTTTTTAGCCTCTCAGATGTGAATATATTCTggtttccttcctcttcagtGATAGTAGACtcagtatttttgtttttttggctgataaaaagacatttgaagacgcCATCATGGGCTTTGGGGGTTTGGGATGGACAATTTTCACAGTTTGGTcattttattgaccaaatgactaatcgattaattgagaaaataaccaGCGTCCGTCCTCCTTATACAGCAGTGTAACAACACTCAGCTACAAGTCTGGCATTCAAGTGTGAAAAGTAAAAGCGCTGCAGTAAAATGTGACTGATGAGTGATTCCATGTGATGTTGGATGATCCTGAAGCATCAGTGTCAGAGCAGCGTCTCTCTGCTGTAGCAGGTGGAGCCACTTTGTCCAGTGAGTCCAGCGGTTCCCAACATAGGGGTCGGGTCCCTCCACAGGGTCACCAGATCAATCTGTTCTCAGTGTTTTGAACTTTTACCTAatatttgcttctttttttaaaaaaaatattggctAATTTACCTCATTGGGCCTCAAACAggcattaaaagaaaactgtatttCAAATTAAACTAATATTTCTTGATATTAGtcataatatttttatatctagAAGTATAAAGCTGCATAAAATGGATCTaatcaagtaaagtacaaataccacaATATGTTACTGCTGCACTGATCTAGAATAAATCTACTTTTCCACCTTTCTGCTGCACCAAACTGTTTAACTACTGGATAGTTTTACCTGTTTAGGcccttttcagtcagtttttcagTAGGAGGGATTACAGGTAGacactgaccccccccccccttcgtAGGTGACACACCTTTTGATTTTGTTGCACTGATCCTGCGTCGCACAAACGTTTTATTGTCAGGAGGTGAATGAAGTCGTTGAATGTGCTCATGTGTCATGTGTAACATCAGCTCCCGTTGCTGCGGAGCGTGAATGCACTTATTGTCCGTCCACTGGACACAAGCCAGATGAATGCGGTGCAGCAACGCAAGTCACCGCATTCACAACGGTTTAGGgtgacacaataaaaaaaaaacgggaaGTGTAGTCAAGCAAGCAGTTACATTAACAGCTTGTGTctgaactgctgctgtgtaatCCAGCAAGTGAAGACacataaaatgtctttttagaACTTTTGTGACACTACAACAAACATGAGGTTGTTCGGGACATCAAGGTGTCACTTTAAAAGCCAAGAGAATTGGTGTTGTTTTCAATAACTCTCTAAAATCACTACAAAACCTCAGATTGAAGTGCTGCCCTCAAGttacttgtgtatttattaaaaaaaaaggtttatttccTTCCATAAGCATAAAGCCAATCAATGACTATGAGCCCAGTGTTGACGTGTATATTATTACAGTGGATGAAGTTGATTGGTTCAGCGAGTAAGAAAATATTTCTATGCAGCT encodes:
- the pwp2h gene encoding PWP2 small subunit processome component; amino-acid sequence: MKFAYRFSNLLGAVYRQGNLNFSKDGNAVISPVGNRVSVFDLKNNTSETLPLSTTKNITCVGLSPDGNLAVVVDEDGAALLVSLVTRAILHHFHFHKPVSSIRFSPDGRKFVVTKENVALMYHAPGKQREFNAFVLDKSYYGPYDETTCIDWTDDSKCFVVGSKDMSTWVFGAERWANLIYYSLGGHKDIIVGCFFEKDSLDLYTVSQDGTLCVWESDTELDGLVLKKSRDKPKLPRQGEEEEDDDDEEEKMEGEEGEVIRGKAKTPKEKEKSKNVRYKHIRKHFFNKEGDFNNLTAAAYHKQTHILVTGFASGIFHLHELPEFNLIHSLSIADQRISSVALNCTGDWIGFGCSGMGQLLVWEWQSESYVFKQQGHFNNMASLAYSPDGQYIVTGGDDGKVKVWNSNSGLCFVTFTEHTSSITNVTFTSSGFVIVSASLDGTVRAFDLHRYRNFRTFTSPRPAQFSSLAVDVSGDLVSAGAQDSFEIFLWSMQTGRLLEVLAGHEGPVSCLCFSPVQSILASASWDRTIRLWDMMDSWQVKETLPLSSDGLSVAYRPDGQELAVATLNGEVSFWNPHTATQSGSVAGRHDLATGRKETDKITAKQSAKGKSFTSLCYSADGESILAGGQSKFVCIYNVKEQMLMKKFEISCNLSFDAMEEFLDRRKMTEFGSLALVDEGAGDGDGVNISLPGVRRGDMSSRHFKPEIRVSSLRFAPTGRSWAATTTEGLLVYSLDGSLIFDPYDLDLDVTPASIHKQLRLQQWTSAIVLAFRLNEKALKQEVLEAVPHEQIAVVCGSLPDIYVEKLLDFVAACLEKSGHLQFYMTWAQSLLMLHGQKLKNRSGAILPTLQALQKSIQRHYDSLSKLCDFNMYNIRYAEALSKQRGMKRAAEEEEEEEGEDEELSDQMSEASLEGADMIL
- the eed gene encoding polycomb protein eed: MRENKNMSESPSQAGKEIPAKKQKLSSDENSNPDLSGDENDDAVSVESGTNAERPDTPTNTASTPGRKSWGKGKWKSKKCRYSFKCVNSLREDHGQPLFGVQFNWHTKEGDPLVFATVGSNRVTLYECHSQGEMRLLQSYVDADADENFYTCAWTYDTNTSHPLLAVAGSRGIIRVINHITMQCIKHYVGHGNAINELKFHPRDPNLLLSVSKDHALRLWNIQTDTLVAIFGGVEGHRDEVLSADFDLLGEKIMSCGMDHSLKLWRINSERMQKAIRGSYEYNPSKTNRPFVSQKIHFPDFSTRDIHRNYVDCVRWLGDLILSKSCENAIVCWKPGKMEDDIDHIKPNESNVTILGRFDYSQCDIWYMRFSMDFWQKMLALGNQVGKLYVWDLEVEDPHKAKCSTLTLPKCTSAIRQTSFSRDSSILIAVCDDASIWRWDRQR